Below is a window of Photobacterium atrarenae DNA.
CCGCTTTCACCTGAGCCCGGATCTCGCCGTCTTCAATCGCATCACGAATGGTTTCATGGCCCTTCAGCGCGCCGAGATAAGCGGTGATAATGTGCCCGGTATTGAGGGTAAACAACTTGCGCTCGACAAAGGCCATCAGGTTTTCTGTGGTCTCCATCCCCTCGATTGCCGGGATATCACCTTTGAACTGCTGCTGATCGACAATCCATTCGCTAAAGCTTTCGACGGTCACTTCCAGCGGGTCGTTGGCCGCTTCCGACGGCGGCACAATGCGATCAACCGCCGAGTCGACAAATCCCACCAGCTCATCCGCCTGGTCGTGATAAATGGCATTGAGGTGTTGATAGACCTGCGTTTTCAGGTGGCTGGTCCCCCGCACCATATTTTCACAGGCAATGATGTTTAACGGGCGATTGTTTCCCGCTTCAAAGCGATGGGTCAGACCGGTTGCGATTGTTTTCGCAATGATATCCAACACATTCGGACCCACCGCCGTGGTCACCAAGTCGGTATGGATGATCTGCTCAATCACATCCTGACTGGCCGAGTTCACCGCGGTGACGTGGGTGACGGTATCAACCTGGCATTCCGTGCCCACCACTTTGACCTTGTATGATTGATCATGGCTGAGTTGATCGACCAAAGGCGCATCAACGTCGGCAAACGTGACCGCAACATTAGCATCTGAGAGAACTTTACCGATAAAACCGCGGCCGATATTGCCCGCACCAAAATGAACAGCTTTCATGTGATTTCCTACCCTTAAGACGATTCATATAAGGCCGGCTGGCACGCCGGCCTTCAATGTTTAGAAACAGAGATTAAAAAGAGAGAACAGTTCGGGATCAGGCCGCTTGCTGGCCCGCCAGAATATCCAGCACTTCATTGACATCCCTAGTGCTGGTAAGGCGTGCCACCGCATCCGGATCGTCCAGCGCATTGGTAATCGTGGTGATCACCTGAATATGCTCATCATTTTTGGCGGCAATCCCGATCACCAGTTTCGCCACATCATCTTCATCGTCGGTAAAGGTCACCCCGGCCGGGTACTGACAAATCACAATCCCGGTTTTCATCACCCGATCTTTCGCTTCGACAGTACCGTGCGGAACCGCAATCGACTCGCCCAGGTAGGTCGGCACCAGCTTTTCACGTTCAAACATCGCATCCACGTATTCCGGCTCTGCATAGCCCAGTTTTACCAGCTGCTCACCGGCAAAGCGGATCGCTTCCTCTTTGTTGCCTGCGCTCAGGCCAAGATGGATATTCTCTGCCTGGATCCGGAACACCTGCGGCGCTTGCGATTCAAAGCTGTCATCGTTGGCGGCAACCGGTGATACCTGAGCCGGCACATCATCATTGGCCGCATCCGGACCATTAGCCGCGACAATTCGGGTCACTAGGTCGTTATACACCTGGCTGTCGAGGAAGTTGGTCAGAGATATATGGGTTGCATGGGCAGCATGCTTACGCGCACGCTCCGTCAAATCTTTATGTGTAATCACGATATCCACCTCTTGCGGCAGGCTGTTAATGGCACAGTTGGTTACCTGAATGGTCAGGCCGGCTTCGTTCACTTTCTTGCGCAGCAGGCTGGCCCCCATGGCACTGGAGCCCATCCCGGCATCACAGGCCACAATGATGTTCTGTACCTGGGCCAGGTTAACGTGACCGGCAGGCGCTGCAGCCGGGGCACTTTGTCCTTTCATGCTTTGCATTTTCGACGTGGCCGACGCCAGACTATCGCCTTCATCTTCTGTCTCACGCTGGGTTTTCATCAGGATTGCCGCGACACAGAAAGAGACCGTTGCCGCCGCCAGTACCGAGAGGATCACCCCGGCAAACGAGGCTTTCGGAGTCATCAGCAACACCGCAAAAATAGAGCCCGGCGATGCAGGGGACACAATCCCGGCATTGAACAGGGTCAGGGTGAACACCCCGGTCATCCCACCGGCAATCACGGCCAGGATCAGACGTGGATTCATCAGGATATACGGGAAGTAAATCTCGTGAATCCCGCCGAAGAAGTGAATGATCGACGCACCGCCTGCGGTTTGTTTCGCCGTCCCACGACCAAACACTATATAGGCCAGCAACACGCCCAGACCCGGACCCGGGTTGGCTTCAATCAGGAAGAAAATCGACTGACCCAGCTCATTGGCCTGTTGAATGCCCAGCGGCGAGAAAATACCGTGGTTAATCGCATTGTTCAGGAACAGAATTTTCGCCGGCTCAACAAAAATGGAGGTCAGAGGCAACAAGCCAGCTTCAACCAGCAGGTTGACGCCGCCCGCCAGACCGGCAGACAGAATTTTCACGAACGGGCCGATCATCATGAACGCCAGGATGGCACACAGCATCCCGATGATCCCGGCCGAGAAGTTATTGACCAACATCTCAAAGCCGCTTTTGACTTTGCCGTCGACCCAGTTGTCGAACTTCTTGATCGCCCAGCCGCCCATCGGACCCACCATCATGGCGCCCATGAACATCGGAATATCGGTCCCGACAATGACCCCGGTGGTGGTAATGGCACCGACCACGGCACCGCGATCGCCGCCAACCAGTTTACCGCCGGTATAACCGATCAGCAGGGGCAGCAGGTAAGTGATCATCGGACCAACCAGCTTAGCCAATGCTTCGTTCGGCACCCAGCCGGTTGGGATGAAAAGCGCAGTGATGAAGCCCCAGGCGATAAACGCGCCAATGTTGGGCATCACCATGTTTGAGAGAAAACGACCAAAATTTTGTATTTTGATCTTTGCATCTGGTGATATCATAAGGATTCCCCGTTTGATGTTCAGTTTGAAAAATCAGTGTTAGAACGGTTCGCCAAAACCGTTGATTGCTTCGTACCCAATCAATCTATCACAGAATTTTCAGACGGCACTGAGAACGGGTTTTTCGTGATCAACCTCCTATTTTTATCCCCCTTCGCAAAAAATTAACGTGATCTCTGTTGCAAAACGTCATTGTAACTTAGCTACAAAACACCTACTTCACAAAAGTCAACACTAAATAGAAGATCAATATCACAAAATATTAACAAGCAAAACCCAAACTATTGGTGATTTAAATCACATTTACCAACTTTCACCCAGTTGTCCAGGAATAATATCGTGACACAAATCACGAAATTAGGTCAGACACCAACGAGTAAATCGTGTCGGCGATCCCAGAGACGATATTTTGTAGCTTTCTTACATACTCAACAGCGGAAATATTCCAACAGCACGTCCACCCCAAGATCGTATCCGCTCAAATCGAATTAGATATCCATGACAGCCCGCTTTCTGAATTCCAAATATCATCCAAGCCGGGATCTCACCACGAAGCAGGCGCCAGTCCCAAACTGTTCTGCCGATCCGAATGAATGATCAGCATCACAGATAAAATAGATATATCGCTCCGACGATTTTATTTATATCAATGCAGATAACCATAA
It encodes the following:
- a CDS encoding mannitol-1-phosphate 5-dehydrogenase, which encodes MKAVHFGAGNIGRGFIGKVLSDANVAVTFADVDAPLVDQLSHDQSYKVKVVGTECQVDTVTHVTAVNSASQDVIEQIIHTDLVTTAVGPNVLDIIAKTIATGLTHRFEAGNNRPLNIIACENMVRGTSHLKTQVYQHLNAIYHDQADELVGFVDSAVDRIVPPSEAANDPLEVTVESFSEWIVDQQQFKGDIPAIEGMETTENLMAFVERKLFTLNTGHIITAYLGALKGHETIRDAIEDGEIRAQVKAAMEESGEVLIRRYGFDRQLHQAYIEKILGRFANPYLRDEIDRVGRQPIRKLGANDRLIKPLLGTLEYGTANAHLLKGIAAAFKYVNDDDPQAIELQQSLRDKGLRATLAHYTGLTADSEEVRQIQTLYRVL
- a CDS encoding PTS mannitol transporter subunit IICBA, which produces MISPDAKIKIQNFGRFLSNMVMPNIGAFIAWGFITALFIPTGWVPNEALAKLVGPMITYLLPLLIGYTGGKLVGGDRGAVVGAITTTGVIVGTDIPMFMGAMMVGPMGGWAIKKFDNWVDGKVKSGFEMLVNNFSAGIIGMLCAILAFMMIGPFVKILSAGLAGGVNLLVEAGLLPLTSIFVEPAKILFLNNAINHGIFSPLGIQQANELGQSIFFLIEANPGPGLGVLLAYIVFGRGTAKQTAGGASIIHFFGGIHEIYFPYILMNPRLILAVIAGGMTGVFTLTLFNAGIVSPASPGSIFAVLLMTPKASFAGVILSVLAAATVSFCVAAILMKTQRETEDEGDSLASATSKMQSMKGQSAPAAAPAGHVNLAQVQNIIVACDAGMGSSAMGASLLRKKVNEAGLTIQVTNCAINSLPQEVDIVITHKDLTERARKHAAHATHISLTNFLDSQVYNDLVTRIVAANGPDAANDDVPAQVSPVAANDDSFESQAPQVFRIQAENIHLGLSAGNKEEAIRFAGEQLVKLGYAEPEYVDAMFEREKLVPTYLGESIAVPHGTVEAKDRVMKTGIVICQYPAGVTFTDDEDDVAKLVIGIAAKNDEHIQVITTITNALDDPDAVARLTSTRDVNEVLDILAGQQAA